Proteins encoded within one genomic window of Empedobacter falsenii:
- the rlmD gene encoding 23S rRNA (uracil(1939)-C(5))-methyltransferase RlmD — protein MSRKAKQKIILNNIEVLRAGAKGVSVGKTEEGKTVLIKGAIPGDVVDVHVLKKKSSYLEGQAIEIHAKSPYRVQPECEHFGVCGGCKWQDMSYDAQLKFKHDEVVNNLVRIGGFKDLDAEIVPILGSKEQYFYRNKLEFTFSNARWLTLEEIQSGKEFDDRDVVGFHIPGAWSKVLDVTKCHLQRDPSNAIRVEAKRFALEHNLDFFDLKNQEGLLRTLMIRTSQNGQVMVLVQFFREEKENREAFLQNLKDKFPEITSLLYAINPKQNDSVYDLDIEVFAGEDHIMEKMEDLNFKIGPKSFYQTNPEQAYELYKLTRDFAGLTGNELVYDLYTGTGTIAQFVSKKAKKVVGVESVQEAIDAAKAAAKFNGIDNCDFYCGDMKDVLNQDFINEHGIPDVIITDPPRDGMHKKVVENILFMNPKRVVYVSCNSATQARDLELMKDQYKIVKVQPVDMFPQTHHVENIVLLERI, from the coding sequence ATGTCAAGAAAAGCGAAACAAAAAATCATATTAAATAATATAGAAGTTTTACGTGCTGGTGCAAAAGGTGTATCAGTTGGTAAAACAGAGGAAGGAAAAACGGTTCTGATAAAAGGTGCGATTCCAGGAGACGTTGTAGATGTACACGTTTTGAAGAAAAAAAGCAGCTATTTAGAGGGACAAGCAATCGAAATTCACGCAAAATCTCCTTATCGCGTTCAGCCAGAATGTGAGCATTTTGGTGTTTGCGGTGGTTGTAAATGGCAAGATATGAGCTATGATGCGCAACTTAAATTTAAACACGACGAAGTGGTTAACAATTTGGTTCGTATTGGAGGTTTCAAAGATTTAGATGCTGAAATTGTTCCAATTTTAGGTTCTAAAGAACAATATTTTTACCGTAATAAATTAGAATTTACTTTTTCTAATGCACGTTGGTTAACGTTAGAAGAAATTCAGTCTGGGAAAGAATTTGACGACCGTGACGTAGTTGGATTCCATATTCCTGGTGCTTGGTCTAAAGTTTTGGATGTTACAAAATGTCACTTACAACGTGATCCTTCGAATGCGATTCGTGTTGAAGCAAAACGTTTTGCATTAGAACATAACTTAGATTTCTTCGATTTAAAAAATCAAGAAGGTTTATTAAGAACATTAATGATTCGTACTTCTCAGAATGGACAAGTAATGGTTTTAGTTCAATTTTTCCGTGAAGAAAAAGAAAATCGTGAAGCTTTCTTACAAAACTTGAAAGATAAATTCCCTGAAATCACCTCTTTATTGTATGCAATTAATCCGAAACAAAACGATTCTGTTTATGATTTAGATATCGAAGTTTTTGCTGGAGAAGATCATATTATGGAAAAGATGGAAGATTTGAATTTCAAAATTGGTCCAAAATCTTTTTATCAAACCAATCCAGAACAAGCTTACGAATTATATAAATTAACACGTGATTTTGCAGGTTTAACTGGAAATGAATTAGTGTACGATTTATATACAGGAACTGGAACAATTGCGCAATTCGTTTCGAAAAAAGCTAAAAAAGTAGTTGGTGTAGAATCTGTTCAAGAAGCGATTGATGCAGCAAAAGCGGCAGCAAAATTCAATGGAATTGATAATTGCGATTTCTATTGTGGTGATATGAAAGATGTATTGAATCAAGATTTTATCAACGAACACGGAATTCCAGATGTAATTATTACTGATCCTCCACGTGATGGAATGCATAAAAAAGTGGTTGAAAATATTTTGTTCATGAATCCAAAACGTGTTGTTTACGTTTCGTGTAACTCTGCTACACAAGCGCGCGATTTAGAATTGATGAAAGATCAATATAAAATTGTTAAAGTTCAGCCAGTTGATATGTTTCCGCAAACACATCATGTAGAAAATATTGTACTTTTAGAGCGAATTTAA
- a CDS encoding sulfate adenylyltransferase subunit 1, whose protein sequence is MNTLKFITAGNVDDGKSTLIGRLLYDSNSIHTDQLGVLEKRKSNEDDEIDLSLITDGLRAEREQGITIDVAYKYFSTAKRKFIIADAPGHEQYTRNMITGASNSELIIILVDARKGITSQTKRHASIGSLMGIKKAIIAINKIDLVDYSQDIFEKIKNDFQQIQDQLNYDEVTFIPVSALVGDNIVEKSAKTPWYNGETLLHQLETVSIETDKNLAARFQVQWVIRPKDEEHHDYRGYAGQILSGVYKVGDSIKVYPSNIESKIVKIERHLEEVQHAEAGENVVIHLENNIDISRGDSIVKTSEEPQTTNEPKAWICWLDNNALQQGKTYVLQHRFHSVRAKIKAIDQQWDINNWEFIPSEEIKLNDIGQVVLKTNQPLFFDSFKENIHTGNAILIDETTKNTVAALMFID, encoded by the coding sequence ATGAATACATTAAAATTTATAACAGCAGGAAACGTAGACGATGGTAAAAGTACTTTAATAGGGCGTTTACTTTACGATTCGAATAGTATTCACACCGATCAATTGGGTGTTTTAGAAAAACGTAAATCAAATGAAGACGACGAAATTGATTTGTCTTTGATTACAGATGGTTTACGTGCCGAGCGCGAACAAGGAATTACAATAGACGTAGCGTATAAATATTTTTCGACTGCAAAACGAAAATTTATTATTGCTGATGCGCCTGGACATGAGCAATATACACGAAATATGATTACAGGTGCTTCAAATTCAGAGTTGATTATTATTCTGGTTGATGCACGAAAAGGAATCACTTCTCAAACAAAACGTCATGCAAGCATTGGTTCGTTAATGGGAATTAAAAAAGCAATTATCGCGATTAACAAAATTGATTTGGTTGATTATTCGCAAGATATTTTCGAAAAGATAAAAAATGATTTTCAACAAATTCAAGATCAATTGAATTATGATGAAGTAACTTTTATTCCAGTTTCTGCTTTGGTTGGCGATAATATTGTCGAAAAATCTGCGAAAACGCCTTGGTATAATGGTGAAACATTATTGCATCAATTGGAAACAGTTTCGATTGAAACAGATAAAAATTTAGCAGCGCGTTTTCAGGTTCAATGGGTAATTCGCCCAAAAGATGAAGAACATCACGATTATAGAGGTTATGCGGGACAAATTTTGAGTGGAGTTTATAAAGTTGGGGATTCTATTAAAGTTTATCCATCAAATATCGAATCAAAAATTGTTAAAATAGAACGTCATTTGGAAGAAGTACAACATGCTGAAGCAGGAGAAAATGTTGTGATTCATCTCGAAAATAATATAGATATCAGTAGAGGAGACTCAATTGTAAAAACTTCCGAAGAACCGCAAACGACAAACGAACCAAAGGCTTGGATTTGTTGGTTAGACAATAATGCATTGCAACAAGGAAAAACGTACGTTTTGCAGCATCGTTTTCATTCGGTTCGTGCAAAAATCAAAGCAATCGATCAACAATGGGATATTAATAATTGGGAATTTATTCCATCTGAAGAAATCAAGTTAAATGATATTGGACAAGTGGTTTTGAAAACAAATCAACCTTTATTTTTCGATTCTTTTAAAGAAAATATTCATACAGGAAATGCCATTTTGATTGACGAAACAACGAAAAATACAGTCGCTGCTTTGATGTTTATTGATTAA
- a CDS encoding WG repeat-containing protein → MRVALLFILIFLSELCLSQVQNKTEIYSRISENDYWGYVDNRTKEIKIPLGKYKFMNPLDQENMILAKKDDKEGYIDINDNILIPFIYNDLSVFSDNGLAIAQIKDKFGAINRKGEVVIPFIYDRLNYFYKSGLAVIIKNGKYGFVDKTGKEIVSSIYNSVDQSMNDSILFVKNKEKWAIFNNEGKQLTDYIFDNHAEEVIVKPKNSFGNGTTYFIDGSMKLSKNGKIGFLDKNLKEVLEFGKYDNILIFNQKGLAIVEDKSKYGIINSKGQIVLDIIYDSISNDGFYGNKLETYVIKKEGKLKLLSKDLISISGDKWLKSINFREAVVENDQYILLFEVEDFNKKKGILTSDGRELVKIENEDVFLVNENKIAVIKKNKKIYLFNIIQKTLSNTEFTNYYHSTDEGFIILKKNKLFGVVDTLGITKIPPIYGAIEAVYNRQNNFIVKKNKKFGIIDINQKIIVPIEYSSISNWVEYGPEEHIVTKNGLSGLITREGEVSIPCIYKDFSYANGYFFVSKQNKFGAVDKSNNQLIPFEYDELKFNWSDFYFNYENKPITIAVIKKGERMLIDLKNNIIKTNLSQEEWDKFGLY, encoded by the coding sequence ATGCGTGTAGCTTTATTATTTATCTTAATATTCTTATCTGAACTTTGTTTGTCTCAAGTACAAAATAAAACGGAGATTTATTCAAGAATTTCTGAAAATGATTATTGGGGTTATGTTGATAATAGAACAAAAGAAATAAAAATTCCACTTGGTAAATATAAATTTATGAATCCTCTAGATCAAGAAAATATGATTCTTGCTAAGAAAGATGATAAAGAAGGTTATATTGATATTAATGATAATATTTTAATTCCTTTTATTTACAATGATCTAAGTGTTTTTTCTGATAATGGTTTAGCAATTGCTCAAATTAAAGATAAGTTTGGTGCAATAAATAGAAAAGGAGAGGTTGTAATTCCATTTATTTATGATCGATTAAATTATTTTTACAAATCAGGATTAGCAGTAATTATAAAAAATGGAAAATATGGATTTGTAGACAAAACAGGAAAAGAAATTGTGTCATCTATTTATAATTCTGTTGATCAATCTATGAATGATAGTATTTTATTTGTAAAGAATAAGGAAAAATGGGCAATTTTTAATAATGAAGGAAAACAATTAACTGATTATATATTTGATAATCATGCAGAGGAGGTTATTGTGAAACCTAAGAATAGTTTTGGAAATGGAACTACATATTTTATAGATGGTTCTATGAAATTGTCGAAGAATGGTAAAATTGGATTTTTAGATAAGAATTTAAAAGAAGTATTAGAGTTTGGGAAATATGATAATATTTTAATTTTCAATCAAAAAGGTTTAGCAATAGTTGAAGATAAATCTAAATATGGAATTATAAATTCTAAAGGACAAATTGTTTTAGATATTATTTATGATTCAATTTCAAATGATGGATTTTATGGAAATAAATTAGAAACTTATGTTATCAAAAAGGAAGGTAAATTAAAATTACTTTCTAAAGATTTAATTTCAATTTCTGGTGACAAATGGTTGAAAAGTATAAATTTTCGAGAAGCTGTTGTAGAAAATGATCAATATATTTTATTGTTTGAAGTTGAAGACTTTAATAAGAAAAAAGGAATATTAACTTCTGATGGACGAGAATTGGTGAAAATAGAAAACGAAGACGTTTTTTTAGTAAATGAAAATAAAATTGCTGTGATAAAAAAGAATAAAAAGATTTATTTGTTCAATATTATTCAAAAAACACTTTCAAATACTGAGTTTACAAATTACTATCATTCAACTGATGAGGGATTTATTATTTTAAAAAAGAATAAATTATTTGGAGTCGTTGATACTTTGGGAATTACTAAAATTCCACCAATTTATGGAGCAATAGAAGCTGTCTATAATAGACAAAATAATTTTATCGTTAAAAAAAATAAGAAATTTGGAATTATAGATATTAATCAAAAAATAATTGTTCCAATAGAATATTCTTCTATTTCTAATTGGGTAGAATATGGACCTGAAGAACATATTGTTACTAAAAATGGTTTATCTGGTTTGATAACTCGAGAAGGAGAGGTTTCAATACCTTGTATTTACAAAGATTTTAGTTATGCAAACGGTTATTTTTTTGTTAGTAAACAAAATAAATTTGGAGCTGTAGATAAGTCGAATAATCAGTTAATTCCATTTGAATATGATGAATTGAAATTTAATTGGAGTGATTTTTATTTTAATTATGAGAATAAACCAATTACTATAGCTGTTATAAAAAAAGGAGAGAGAATGTTAATTGATCTGAAAAATAATATAATTAAAACGAATTTATCTCAAGAAGAATGGGATAAGTTTGGATTGTATTAG
- a CDS encoding DUF6452 family protein, producing MKNIQRFLAYSIFASIISLAFYSCEDDDICTDEGDVPRMVADMYYDGTNVPLEDSIYYWAYVYNDSITKGIREATGTSKDTVLIEKNSALGKTSFGIALRNNSKKEIYYTIAQGPDIDVKDSITGKVIRTIPAKRDRLILKYDTLGNGYTSKACGFGLTFKGVDVKLVTKTANGAGNWIKKIETVNTEIKDGSTTVIKLFANERN from the coding sequence ATGAAAAATATTCAACGTTTTCTGGCTTATTCAATTTTCGCTTCTATAATTTCTTTAGCATTTTATAGTTGCGAAGACGATGATATTTGTACTGACGAAGGTGATGTTCCTCGCATGGTTGCTGATATGTATTATGATGGAACAAATGTTCCTTTAGAAGATTCGATTTATTATTGGGCGTATGTTTATAATGATTCGATTACAAAAGGAATTAGAGAAGCTACAGGAACGAGTAAAGATACTGTCTTAATCGAAAAAAATTCTGCTTTAGGAAAAACGAGTTTCGGAATTGCTTTGCGTAATAATTCAAAAAAAGAAATTTATTATACTATAGCGCAAGGTCCAGATATAGATGTAAAAGATTCTATAACGGGTAAAGTCATCAGAACAATCCCTGCAAAACGTGATCGATTGATTTTAAAATACGATACACTTGGAAATGGCTATACTTCTAAAGCTTGTGGTTTTGGATTAACTTTTAAAGGAGTTGATGTAAAATTGGTGACGAAAACTGCAAATGGAGCTGGAAATTGGATAAAGAAAATAGAAACTGTAAATACTGAAATTAAAGATGGTTCGACAACTGTTATTAAGCTTTTTGCTAACGAGCGCAATTAG
- the cobA gene encoding uroporphyrinogen-III C-methyltransferase: MQTTIGKVILAGAGPGDPELVTLKTLNYIKKADVILTDRLVSPVLIDEYASKDALVIYVGKQCSKGIHTPQKDINDLMIEFAMQGKLVVRLKGGDASLFSNILDELETLKKNHVPYEIIPGISAAFGAAAYTGIPLTARNHSKGVRMLTLCDLKSIEDKQWKDWAKTSDTLVFYMSGQRLQTLADQLILNGIDTEKGLAVIQQATTPDQKTQVFTFENIVENHLPTFDFVPTLIIVGHVVNLHQSFAWFDEQPTSNSYFDNHKTTISYAS, encoded by the coding sequence ATGCAAACAACAATAGGAAAAGTAATTTTGGCTGGCGCTGGTCCTGGAGATCCAGAATTGGTGACGCTCAAAACGTTAAATTATATCAAAAAAGCAGATGTTATTTTGACAGACCGCTTAGTTTCTCCAGTGTTAATAGACGAATATGCGTCGAAAGATGCGTTGGTTATTTATGTCGGAAAACAATGTTCGAAAGGCATTCATACGCCTCAAAAAGATATTAACGATTTGATGATTGAGTTTGCAATGCAAGGAAAATTAGTGGTTCGATTGAAAGGAGGTGACGCTTCGCTTTTCTCTAATATTTTGGACGAATTAGAAACCTTGAAAAAAAATCATGTTCCGTACGAAATAATTCCAGGTATTTCGGCTGCTTTTGGTGCTGCCGCTTACACGGGAATTCCGTTGACAGCACGCAATCATTCGAAAGGAGTTCGCATGTTGACGTTGTGCGATTTGAAATCTATTGAAGATAAACAATGGAAAGATTGGGCAAAAACATCGGATACATTGGTTTTTTATATGAGTGGACAACGTTTACAAACTTTAGCCGATCAGTTAATTTTGAATGGAATTGATACCGAAAAAGGTTTAGCAGTTATTCAACAAGCGACAACTCCAGATCAGAAAACACAAGTTTTTACTTTCGAAAATATTGTAGAAAACCATTTACCGACCTTCGATTTTGTACCAACTTTAATTATCGTAGGTCATGTTGTCAATTTGCATCAATCATTCGCTTGGTTTGATGAACAGCCAACTTCTAATTCATATTTTGATAACCATAAAACAACAATTTCTTATGCTAGCTAA
- the lon gene encoding endopeptidase La: MNIDNLSLAQVMEEEIELIPLMSKDEESKLNKQDISSVLPILSLRNTVLFPGVVAPITAGRDKSIQLLTQAYKEDRIIGVLSQKEIAVEDPTQDDLYTVGTVAKIMRMIKLPDGNITVILQGMKRFKVKEFVSDDPYFKAEVEILTEKVPTSRNKEYPIIIESIRDLAFQIVEENPMLPSEAAGAIKSIESNTFLINFVASNLTLSLDEKQLLLEISDMKLRAMEVMRFMNVELQKLELKNTIQNKVRKELDQQQKEYFLNQQIKSIQEELGGNSTEEEINEMRKRALTKSWSEEVANHFDKEINRLSRLNPQMPEHNIQRNYLEFMLDLPWNTLTKDNFDIKHAKKILDHDHYGLEDVKERILEHLAVLKLKGDMRSPILCLYGPPGVGKTSLGKSISEAIGRKYVRMSLGGLHDESEIRGHRKTYIGAMPGRILQSIKKSESSNPVFVLDEIDKMTASAHGDPSSAMLEVLDPEQNSTFYDNFLEIGYDLSKVFFIATANNIGDIPSPLRDRMEMINIAGYTIEEKSEIVKRHLLPKQLTEHGLKEKDVVLGKKEIEYLITGYTRESGVRKLNQKVAKLVRSAAKHIALEEEFNAKYSIEDISKILGPSITPDQYENNEVPGVVVGLAWTSVGGDILFIESILSKAKNGGLSITGNLGTVMKESATIALEYIKAHADELGIKPEVFENYKVHIHVPEGATPKDGPSAGITMLTSLVSSFTQRKVKAKLAMTGEITLRGKVLPVGGIKEKILAAKRANIKEIILCEDNRKDIEEIKAEYVKGMTFHFVKEMKEVLEIALTNQKVKGAKVLD; this comes from the coding sequence ATGAACATAGACAATTTGTCATTAGCACAAGTAATGGAAGAAGAAATCGAATTAATTCCTTTGATGAGTAAAGACGAAGAAAGTAAGCTAAATAAGCAAGATATTTCTTCGGTATTGCCTATTTTATCGTTAAGAAACACTGTCTTATTTCCGGGTGTGGTTGCGCCAATTACCGCGGGTAGAGATAAATCTATACAACTTTTAACACAAGCTTACAAAGAAGATCGCATTATTGGAGTGCTTTCGCAGAAAGAAATTGCTGTGGAAGATCCTACACAAGACGATTTGTATACAGTTGGTACAGTTGCTAAAATCATGCGAATGATAAAGTTGCCAGATGGAAACATTACGGTGATTTTGCAAGGGATGAAGCGCTTCAAAGTCAAAGAATTTGTTTCAGATGATCCTTATTTCAAGGCAGAAGTAGAAATTTTGACAGAAAAAGTTCCAACTTCACGCAACAAAGAATATCCAATTATTATTGAATCAATTCGCGATTTAGCTTTTCAGATTGTAGAAGAAAATCCAATGTTGCCTTCGGAAGCTGCAGGAGCTATAAAAAGTATTGAAAGTAATACGTTTTTAATCAACTTTGTCGCGTCTAATTTGACGTTAAGTTTAGATGAAAAACAGTTGTTGTTAGAGATTTCTGATATGAAACTTCGTGCAATGGAAGTGATGCGTTTTATGAATGTTGAGCTTCAGAAACTGGAGTTGAAGAATACAATTCAGAATAAAGTTCGCAAAGAATTAGATCAACAACAAAAAGAATATTTCTTAAATCAACAAATCAAATCGATTCAAGAGGAGTTAGGAGGAAATTCGACAGAAGAAGAAATCAATGAAATGCGCAAACGTGCTTTAACGAAAAGTTGGAGCGAAGAAGTAGCGAATCATTTTGATAAAGAAATTAATCGTCTTTCTCGTCTAAATCCGCAAATGCCAGAACATAATATTCAGCGCAATTACCTTGAATTTATGTTGGATTTACCTTGGAATACCTTAACGAAAGATAACTTTGATATCAAGCATGCAAAGAAAATTTTAGATCATGATCATTATGGTTTAGAAGATGTAAAAGAACGTATTTTGGAGCATCTTGCAGTCTTGAAATTGAAAGGAGATATGCGTTCGCCAATTCTTTGTTTATATGGACCTCCGGGTGTTGGTAAAACATCGTTAGGGAAATCTATTTCAGAAGCGATTGGACGCAAATATGTACGTATGTCGTTGGGTGGTTTACATGATGAATCAGAGATTCGCGGTCACCGTAAAACCTATATAGGAGCGATGCCAGGACGAATTTTACAGTCAATTAAAAAATCTGAATCGTCTAATCCAGTTTTTGTTTTAGATGAGATTGATAAAATGACAGCGAGTGCGCATGGAGATCCTTCATCAGCAATGTTAGAGGTTTTAGATCCAGAGCAAAACTCAACTTTTTATGACAATTTCTTAGAAATTGGCTACGATTTATCGAAAGTATTTTTCATTGCGACTGCCAATAATATTGGAGATATTCCAAGTCCGTTACGCGATCGTATGGAGATGATTAATATTGCAGGTTATACAATCGAGGAAAAATCTGAAATCGTAAAACGTCACCTTTTACCAAAACAATTAACAGAACATGGCTTGAAAGAGAAAGATGTTGTGTTAGGTAAAAAAGAAATCGAATATTTGATTACGGGTTATACACGCGAATCTGGAGTTCGTAAATTGAATCAAAAAGTTGCGAAATTAGTTCGTTCGGCTGCAAAACATATTGCGTTGGAAGAAGAATTTAATGCTAAATATTCAATTGAAGATATTTCGAAAATCTTAGGCCCTTCTATTACGCCAGACCAATACGAGAACAACGAAGTTCCGGGTGTTGTGGTTGGTTTAGCTTGGACAAGTGTTGGAGGAGATATTTTGTTTATCGAATCTATTTTATCGAAAGCGAAAAATGGAGGGCTTTCGATTACAGGAAACCTTGGAACTGTGATGAAAGAATCTGCGACAATTGCGTTAGAATATATCAAAGCGCATGCGGATGAATTAGGTATCAAACCAGAAGTGTTCGAGAATTATAAAGTCCATATTCACGTGCCAGAAGGAGCAACGCCAAAAGATGGACCATCTGCCGGAATTACAATGTTGACGTCTTTGGTTTCGTCTTTTACACAACGAAAAGTGAAAGCAAAATTGGCAATGACAGGAGAAATCACACTTCGTGGAAAAGTTTTACCAGTTGGTGGAATTAAAGAGAAAATTTTGGCGGCGAAACGTGCAAATATCAAAGAAATTATTTTATGCGAAGACAACCGAAAAGATATCGAAGAAATTAAAGCAGAATATGTAAAAGGAATGACTTTCCATTTTGTAAAAGAAATGAAAGAAGTTTTGGAAATCGCTTTAACAAATCAGAAAGTAAAAGGAGCAAAGGTTTTGGATTAA
- a CDS encoding DUF6048 family protein translates to MVRQLLLSFLLTSAISFAFGQENKTDSTKVSVTDSIPKKKHHDIFIGVDVFNPIVSAFNDKKGVSAYASYQINNKWHAVIEAGFEKNKFNEINWNVDVDGVFAKLGANWFITQDVENQSNGIYIGGRIAYSKYSQTINSYPIRDLQSNEITGTGSLPKANVSSYWIEAVVGGRVEIFKNFYGELALHPAAYIGGKKDQGIDPLVIPGYGKYSGPFNMPVFWGIAYKIK, encoded by the coding sequence ATGGTTCGACAACTGTTATTAAGCTTTTTGCTAACGAGCGCAATTAGTTTTGCATTTGGTCAAGAAAATAAAACTGATTCGACAAAAGTTTCCGTTACAGATTCTATTCCAAAGAAAAAACACCATGATATTTTTATCGGTGTAGATGTTTTCAATCCGATTGTTTCTGCTTTCAACGATAAAAAAGGTGTTAGCGCTTATGCTTCTTATCAAATCAATAATAAGTGGCATGCTGTTATAGAAGCTGGTTTCGAGAAAAATAAGTTTAATGAAATCAATTGGAATGTTGATGTTGACGGCGTTTTTGCAAAACTTGGTGCAAACTGGTTTATAACGCAAGATGTAGAAAATCAATCGAACGGAATTTACATTGGTGGACGAATTGCGTATTCTAAATATTCGCAAACCATCAATAGTTATCCGATTAGAGATTTACAATCGAATGAGATTACAGGAACAGGAAGTTTGCCAAAAGCGAATGTAAGCAGTTATTGGATAGAAGCTGTGGTTGGTGGACGTGTAGAGATTTTCAAAAATTTTTATGGTGAATTAGCTTTGCATCCTGCAGCTTATATTGGTGGTAAAAAAGATCAAGGAATTGATCCTTTGGTTATTCCAGGTTACGGAAAATACAGCGGTCCTTTTAATATGCCCGTTTTTTGGGGAATTGCTTATAAAATAAAGTAA
- the cysD gene encoding sulfate adenylyltransferase subunit CysD — MSSQEKNYLNQLEDEAIYILRETAAQFERPALLFSGGKDSIVLIHLALKAFRPGKFPFPLVHVDTGHNFPEAIKFRDYLVDKIGEKLIVASVEDAIKKYNLKETAGRFPSRNALQTYALLDVIEENEFDACIGGARRDEEKARAKERIFSVRDDFGQWDPKLQRPELWNILNGRIEKGHNVRVFPISNWTELDVWNYIKQNNIELPNLYFAHERECIVYNDKLIATSDFIQPNADDKVVIEKVRYRTVGDMTCTAAVPSDSSTIDDIITDIINTRISERGQTRLDDQLSESAMEDRKKQGYF, encoded by the coding sequence ATGTCAAGTCAAGAAAAAAATTATTTAAATCAGCTAGAAGACGAAGCAATCTACATTTTGAGAGAAACAGCTGCTCAATTTGAGCGTCCAGCATTGTTATTTTCAGGAGGAAAAGATTCGATTGTTTTGATTCATTTAGCTTTGAAAGCCTTTCGTCCAGGGAAATTTCCTTTTCCTTTGGTGCATGTAGATACAGGACACAATTTTCCTGAAGCGATAAAATTTAGAGATTATTTGGTCGATAAAATTGGCGAAAAATTGATTGTTGCCTCTGTAGAAGATGCTATAAAAAAGTATAATCTGAAAGAAACTGCTGGTCGTTTTCCTTCTCGTAATGCCTTGCAAACGTATGCGTTGTTAGATGTAATCGAAGAAAATGAGTTTGATGCATGTATTGGAGGAGCGCGTCGTGATGAAGAAAAAGCACGTGCAAAAGAACGTATTTTCTCGGTTCGTGATGATTTTGGTCAATGGGATCCGAAACTTCAGCGTCCAGAATTGTGGAATATTTTGAATGGAAGAATTGAAAAAGGACATAATGTACGTGTTTTTCCGATTAGCAATTGGACAGAATTAGATGTTTGGAATTACATCAAACAAAATAACATCGAATTACCAAATTTATACTTTGCTCATGAACGCGAATGTATTGTTTACAATGATAAATTAATTGCGACTTCAGATTTTATTCAGCCAAATGCAGATGATAAAGTTGTGATAGAAAAAGTACGTTACAGAACGGTTGGTGATATGACGTGTACAGCGGCTGTACCTTCGGATTCTTCTACGATTGACGATATCATTACTGATATTATTAACACAAGAATTAGCGAAAGAGGACAAACTCGTTTGGATGATCAATTGTCAGAATCAGCGATGGAAGACCGTAAAAAACAAGGTTATTTCTAA